A part of Kitasatospora acidiphila genomic DNA contains:
- a CDS encoding aspartate aminotransferase family protein — protein MPADRPTNALDLAALLAERGDERYELHARYLNPQLPRMLHTIGFDKTYDRAAGPFFYDAEGNEYLDMLAGFGIFALGRHHPVVRDAVQQVMDLDLPDLTRFDCPPLPGLLAEKLLGFAPGLDRVFFGNSGTEAVETAIKFARYATGRGRILYADHAFHGLTTGSLSINGEGGFKKGFGPLLPDTAIPLGDLGALQRELRRGDVAALIVEPIQGKGVHQAPPGWLRAAQELLHENKALLICDEVQTGIGRTGTFFAYQAEEGVQPDLVCAAKALSGGYVPIGATLGKNWIFEKVYSSMDRVLVHSASFGSNNQAMAAGLATLQVIQDEKVVENARVVGEVFRSRLAALTEKYELLADVRGRGLMIGIEFGRPKSLKLRTGWTALQAARKGLFAQMVVVPLLQRHRILTQVSGDLQEVIKLIPPLIITEAEVDRFLDAFCDVMDDAHRGSGLMWDFGKTLVKQAVANR, from the coding sequence GTGCCAGCTGACCGCCCGACCAACGCCCTGGACCTCGCCGCCCTGCTCGCCGAGCGCGGCGATGAGCGGTACGAGCTGCACGCCCGGTACCTCAATCCGCAGCTGCCGCGGATGCTGCACACCATCGGCTTCGACAAGACCTACGACCGCGCCGCCGGTCCGTTCTTCTACGACGCCGAGGGCAACGAGTACCTCGACATGCTGGCCGGTTTCGGCATCTTCGCGCTGGGCCGCCACCACCCCGTGGTGCGCGACGCCGTCCAGCAGGTGATGGACCTCGACCTGCCGGACCTGACCCGGTTCGACTGCCCGCCATTGCCCGGACTGCTGGCCGAGAAGCTGCTGGGCTTCGCCCCCGGCCTGGACCGGGTGTTCTTCGGCAACAGCGGCACCGAGGCGGTGGAGACGGCGATCAAGTTCGCCCGCTACGCCACCGGGCGGGGCCGGATCCTCTACGCCGACCACGCCTTCCACGGCCTGACCACTGGCTCGCTGTCGATCAACGGCGAGGGCGGGTTCAAGAAGGGCTTCGGCCCGCTGCTGCCGGACACCGCGATCCCGCTGGGCGACCTGGGCGCGCTCCAGCGGGAGCTGCGCCGCGGCGACGTGGCGGCGCTGATCGTCGAGCCGATCCAGGGCAAGGGGGTGCACCAGGCCCCGCCCGGCTGGCTGCGGGCCGCCCAGGAGCTGCTGCACGAGAACAAGGCGCTGCTGATCTGCGACGAGGTGCAGACCGGGATCGGCCGCACCGGCACCTTCTTCGCCTACCAGGCCGAGGAGGGCGTGCAGCCCGACCTGGTCTGCGCGGCCAAGGCGCTCTCCGGCGGCTATGTGCCGATCGGCGCCACCCTCGGCAAGAACTGGATCTTCGAGAAGGTGTACTCCTCGATGGACCGGGTGCTGGTGCACTCGGCCAGCTTCGGGTCGAACAACCAGGCGATGGCCGCCGGCCTGGCCACCCTGCAGGTGATCCAGGACGAGAAGGTGGTGGAGAACGCCCGGGTGGTCGGCGAGGTGTTCCGCTCCCGGCTGGCCGCGCTCACCGAGAAGTACGAGCTGCTCGCCGACGTGCGCGGGCGCGGGCTGATGATCGGCATCGAGTTCGGCCGGCCGAAGTCGCTCAAGCTGCGTACCGGGTGGACGGCGCTGCAGGCCGCCCGGAAGGGCCTGTTCGCCCAGATGGTGGTGGTCCCGCTGCTGCAGCGGCACCGGATCCTCACCCAGGTCTCCGGAGACCTCCAGGAGGTGATCAAGCTGATCCCGCCGCTGATCATCACCGAGGCCGAGGTGGACCGCTTCCTGGACGCGTTCTGCGACGTGATGGACGACGCGCACCGCGGCAGCGGCCTGATGTGGGACTTCGGCAAGACCCTGGTGAAGCAGGCGGTCGCCAACCGCTGA
- a CDS encoding DUF6343 family protein, which translates to MRYATTPRRWRSGTEPRFARSDLKLRFLLSVIFTPFFALMTATFAIFAALAKPTGVPSQGTLVGFAVVSFVLTLFAAVDLYVVIRRRRVEL; encoded by the coding sequence ATGCGCTACGCGACCACCCCGCGCCGCTGGCGCAGCGGAACCGAGCCCCGGTTCGCGCGCAGCGACCTGAAGCTGCGGTTCCTGCTGTCGGTGATCTTCACCCCGTTCTTCGCCCTGATGACGGCCACTTTCGCGATCTTCGCGGCACTGGCGAAGCCGACCGGAGTGCCCTCTCAGGGAACCCTGGTCGGCTTCGCGGTGGTCAGCTTCGTGCTCACGCTGTTCGCCGCCGTGGACCTCTACGTGGTGATCCGCCGGCGCCGGGTGGAGCTGTAG
- a CDS encoding SAM-dependent methyltransferase, producing MDGTGLAQEPPPATDLRPEIPHPARIYDYFLGGKDNFPADRAAAEQIIAIAPGIPEAAKANRAFLQRAVRFVAEQGVDQFLDIGTGIPTEGNTHEVAQQVDPQVRVVYVDNDPIVLAHARALMAGPSHGRTLALQADLRDPAAILADQQVREALDFDRPIALMLIAVLHFIDEEQDPYGIVKTLLDALAPGSFLIMSHGTGDFGDPAQTEAGKEVYRRAAAQATPRPRAQIERFLEGLELVEPGLVVIPQWRPESAGAADVWAPGYAVVARKR from the coding sequence CTGGATGGCACAGGACTGGCCCAGGAGCCCCCGCCGGCCACCGACCTGCGACCGGAGATTCCGCACCCGGCCCGGATCTACGACTACTTCCTGGGCGGCAAGGACAACTTCCCGGCCGACCGCGCCGCCGCCGAGCAGATCATCGCGATCGCCCCGGGCATCCCGGAGGCCGCCAAGGCCAACCGGGCGTTCCTGCAGCGCGCCGTGCGCTTCGTCGCCGAGCAGGGCGTCGACCAGTTCCTGGACATCGGCACCGGCATCCCGACCGAGGGCAACACCCATGAGGTGGCGCAGCAGGTCGACCCGCAGGTCCGGGTGGTCTACGTGGACAACGACCCGATCGTGCTCGCGCACGCCCGGGCCCTGATGGCCGGCCCCTCGCACGGCCGGACGCTGGCCCTGCAGGCCGACCTGCGCGACCCGGCCGCGATCCTCGCCGACCAGCAGGTGCGCGAGGCGCTGGACTTCGACCGGCCGATCGCGCTGATGCTGATCGCGGTGCTGCACTTCATAGACGAGGAGCAGGATCCGTACGGGATCGTGAAGACGCTGCTGGACGCGCTGGCCCCGGGCAGCTTCCTGATCATGTCGCACGGCACCGGCGACTTCGGCGACCCGGCCCAGACGGAGGCCGGGAAGGAGGTCTACCGCAGGGCGGCCGCCCAGGCCACCCCGCGCCCCCGCGCGCAGATCGAGCGGTTCCTGGAGGGCCTGGAGCTGGTCGAGCCCGGCCTGGTGGTCATCCCCCAGTGGCGTCCGGAATCCGCCGGGGCGGCCGATGTGTGGGCACCGGGTTATGCCGTGGTGGCCAGGAAGCGGTAG
- the fabG gene encoding 3-oxoacyl-ACP reductase FabG — protein MTEQTSTHRVAVVTGAARGIGAATALRLAADGFAVAVVDLEESAGKETVDKIVAAGGRALAVGADVSDEAQVAAAVERIATELGAPVVLVNNAGVLRDNLLFKMSQSDWDTVMNVHLRGAFLMTRAVQKHMVDAHFGRIVNLSSSSAQGNRGQANYSAAKAGLQGFTKTLAIELGKFGITANAVAPGFIATDMTAATAARVGMEFEAFKEAAATQIPVQRVGVPEDIAHTISFLVSEGAGFVSGQVIYVAGGPLD, from the coding sequence ATGACCGAGCAGACCAGCACGCACAGGGTCGCCGTCGTCACCGGTGCCGCCCGCGGCATCGGTGCCGCCACCGCGCTCCGGCTCGCCGCCGACGGCTTCGCCGTCGCGGTCGTCGACCTGGAGGAGAGCGCGGGCAAGGAGACCGTCGACAAGATCGTCGCGGCCGGCGGCCGGGCCCTCGCGGTGGGTGCGGACGTGTCGGACGAGGCCCAGGTCGCGGCGGCCGTGGAGCGGATCGCGACCGAGCTCGGCGCCCCGGTGGTGCTGGTCAACAACGCCGGTGTGCTGCGCGACAACCTGCTGTTCAAGATGTCCCAGTCGGACTGGGACACCGTCATGAACGTGCACCTGCGCGGCGCCTTCCTGATGACCCGCGCGGTGCAGAAGCACATGGTGGACGCCCACTTCGGGCGGATCGTCAACCTCTCGTCCTCGTCCGCCCAGGGCAACCGCGGCCAGGCCAACTACTCGGCGGCCAAGGCCGGTCTGCAGGGCTTCACCAAGACCCTGGCGATCGAGCTGGGCAAGTTCGGCATCACCGCCAACGCGGTGGCCCCGGGCTTCATCGCCACCGACATGACGGCCGCCACCGCGGCCCGGGTCGGCATGGAGTTCGAGGCCTTCAAGGAGGCCGCCGCCACCCAGATCCCGGTGCAGCGGGTGGGTGTTCCGGAGGACATCGCCCACACCATCTCGTTCCTGGTGAGCGAGGGCGCCGGTTTCGTCAGCGGCCAGGTGATTTACGTCGCGGGCGGCCCGCTCGACTAG